One genomic segment of Ipomoea triloba cultivar NCNSP0323 chromosome 9, ASM357664v1 includes these proteins:
- the LOC116031013 gene encoding VQ motif-containing protein 25-like produces MMMMMKKQPSCVPNTPPSSLGLNKDSQTISKLKPPKIRIIHIFAPEIIKTDVENFRELVQRLTGKPPEKKRARKVAESRGGVIPAAAAKKMELRAGFQLTAGLREKIKGEDEIWSGANSGGGFLGGLPEFEGFMEELNHIPFPILPLDVPVYNPADNIAT; encoded by the coding sequence atgatgatgatgatgaagaaacaACCTAGTTGTGTTCCAAACACACCTCCTTCATCACTAGGTTTAAACAAAGATTCCCAGACAATATCCAAACTGAAGCCCCCCAAGATCCGGATAATTCACATTTTCGCCCCGGAGATCATCAAGACGGACGTGGAGAACTTCCGGGAGCTGGTGCAAAGGCTCACCGGAAAGCCACCGGAGAAGAAAAGAGCGAGGAAGGTCGCGGAGTCGAGAGGCGGCGTAattccggcggcggcggccaaGAAAATGGAGCTCCGAGCTGGGTTCCAACTCACAGCTGGCTTGAGAGAAAAGATCAAAGGAGAAGACGAGATTTGGAGCGGCGCCAACTCCGGCGGCGGTTTCTTGGGCGGTTTGCCGGAGTTTGAGGGATTCATGGAAGAGCTTAACCATATTCCGTTCCCAATACTCCCTTTGGATGTTCCGGTCTACAATCCGGCCGACAACATCGCCACC